The genomic DNA CAGGTGGTGCAACAGGCAGAGGCTCGCTTCGGCGGAGTGGATGTTCTTGTTAATAATGCAGGACATGGTTATCGTGCTGCTGTGGAAGAAGGAGATGAAGTTGAAGTAGATGAACTTTTCGCCACCAACTTCTTCGGCCCTGTAGCACTGATTAAGGCAGTGTTGCCTGGTATGAGGACAAGACATCACGGTACAATCGTGAATGTCTCTTCGATTGCTGCCCGTGTTACTGCACCGGGATCTGGCTATTACTCGGCAACAAAATGTGCCCTTGAAGGATTATCTGATGGGCTTCGCAAGGAAGTTAGCCCCCTTGGTATTAAGGTTATTGTGGTTGAACCCGGTGAATTCAGGACAGATTTCTCTGGTCGCTCATTGAAACAGTCTAGGACTGTCATCGCTGATTACGCTGAAACTGCCGGACGTCGTCGAATAGAGAATGATACCACCGATGGTCACCAAATTGGCGATCCTGCAAAGGGAGCACAGCT from Desulforamulus hydrothermalis Lam5 = DSM 18033 includes the following:
- a CDS encoding oxidoreductase, whose translation is MITAKHRKLGKDREENFLEKEGNDMSTWLITGCSSGLGRHLAQAVLKRGYNVVVTARKLSAIQDIVASYPDTALALQLDVTDHTQVDQVVQQAEARFGGVDVLVNNAGHGYRAAVEEGDEVEVDELFATNFFGPVALIKAVLPGMRTRHHGTIVNVSSIAARVTAPGSGYYSATKCALEGLSDGLRKEVSPLGIKVIVVEPGEFRTDFSGRSLKQSRTVIADYAETAGRRRIENDTTDGHQIGDPAKGAQLIIKAVEAYNPPSLLLLGSDAVRIVKGALDEVRAEVEAWEKDSIATDFPS